Below is a window of Oryza brachyantha chromosome 10, ObraRS2, whole genome shotgun sequence DNA.
GGAGCTCCTCGTGGAGCTCaaggaggacggcgaggcctcggccgggagcggcggcggcgtgaggtCGGCGTTTGGGGAGAGGAACGGGATCGGATCCGCGGATGGCGAGGGTTCGTCGTACAGGTTCGTGGAGATGCGCTCATGCACGTATCTGAGCCACGCCATTAGATCTCACTCCATGTGCGATTTACTCGTGCTGTTACGTTGAGTGTGAATTGCTCTGCTGCCTTGCGTGCTTTATTTGATGTCAATTGTTGCCTTAGAATTCCCCCATCATAGTTGAGTTAATCCCATCAATGTGAATTGTGTcgctgatattttttataattgctGCATCAGAATGATTAGATGCAAGCATGCAACTGTAATTCCTTGTTTTGGTTACAATTGTTTGCCGTGTCAGTCGTCGTACTTGAGTAAAGCAAAATCTAGCAGACCTCCCACCTAGTTGACCTTCTTTCAGGATGTATTTACTGAAAGCCACTTTTCATGTGAGCACATTGCTtctaaaaagtaaataacTGTGCAGTGTTTCATTTGTAATTCTCAAACATCAGGTTGTCTACAATGTATGCTGCAAGTCTATCACATTCTCCATTAACATTGATGCCAATTGCCAAGTGTCTCGTATTCATTTCAGCCAAGACAGTGTTCAGCAGTTTTCATCCCATCATGACGTAGCAATGGACTTAATAAATAGTGTCACTGGAGTTGATGAGGAAGGCCGTTCTCGCCAGAGGATTCTTTCTTTTGCTGCCAAAAGGTTGTTTTATATTTCCTGATATCATTTTTCTTACTATTATCTTATACTTGAAATGCACTTCATCTGCAATTACTTATTACTGTCAAGTCTTATAAAATCTTTCATGCAGATACATAAATGCAATAGAAAGAAATCATGATGACCCTGATGCATACTATAATTGGGCCCTAGTCCTCCAGGTACAATTCTTGCTATGTTGTGTTGTGCCAGTTATTGTGTTTTACTGTTGTTAAACTTCACTGTGACCAATGGATAATTGATAATATTCTCTCAAAATATTGATTCAGGAGAGTGCAGACAATGTGGATTCAAATTCTAGTTCCTCCAAAGATGCATTGCTGGAGGAGGCTTGCAAAAAGTATGCTGAAGCTACCCGTCTTTGCCCAACTCTTTACgatgtaagttttttttatgcctTACATTGTTTTGATGTGAAGAATTTGAATTGATAGATAATTTACTAAGTTTGCATTATCCAAGAAACGATGAGAAGGGGCATGGCCATTATTTACCATCAATACTCTATCAAAAGCATTTAATCATCCTGCAGAATGTAAACTATGGTTATGATGGATAAAAGTGCTCACCATCACTCGCCTATATTTAGATTTCCATATTTGACTATTGGTGATCATCTCAAGCATTCGTTTTTCTTGTAGGCATATTATAACTGGGCTATTGCTATTGCTGATCGGGCTAAAATGCGAGGTCGTACTAAAGAAGCTGAAGAGCTCTGGAAGCAGGTTTACTCACAAGTTTCAAATATCTACTGGCTTTGCTAAAATGTTAAACGACAAACTTCTTTTTCTAGTATATCTTGATGTTCCCTGTTATCAGTATGATGCTTATTCACTTAGTGAAATTCTATTGCTTGTGCCATTTAAATGATGAGTATTGTATTTTGCAATTTTCCTTATCAGGtcaaaattcgatatgataatACTTCATCcgttcaaaataagtttatctttctagttcaaaacggagggagcatcTGTTAGTTATATATTAAGTTAGTGCTTCCTTCATATATTTTGATGGTGGTGTATGAGTTCACAACTTGTTCAATGGACAATTGGATAGTAAGCGGCATAAAACTTGTAATTACACTTTGGGATGACAGTAAAGTCTTCTGTTTTACTCCGTACTGAATTGGGCTTATTTTTATCTCATTCTTTTCGCCAAAATTACCTTAGCATTTCATATTGGCACATAATCAACCCAGCAGATTATGAAGAAAATTCTCTACATGTCCTTGTGGATTCTAACTAACAAAATGAATTTATGGAAATAGGCACTGATTGctattgtaaattttgatgGTGATTTTGCAAATCCACACTGTCCATGTAGTCTTGGATGGATTGTTCTAATGAATTCTCACTTTGTTGAAGtacatatttcattttttcctGTTATGTGCTGGAAACATGAGTTTCAAGCTTCTAGTTTGGACCTAGACTAACTTTTGTCACCACTCGTCTATAATAAATGATATACCTAATTCTTTATAGTAGGTTTTACTAATTCAtaaggtgattttttttctttagaagGAATACACagtttaaagtttataatGAAGTTTGATGTCATGTGTCATGTATGGTTTGTTTCTATTGCAGGCAATATTGAATTATGAGAAGGCTGTCCAGCTAAATTGGAATAGCCCACAGGTCAGAAGACTCAGAACTAgatcccttttccttttcctcttAACTACACAACATAAGAAGAAATGAGAATATATGAAATGTTCCCATTTTTGTGATGAAGAAATGTTCTTATTCAATTTAAGTGGAAGGAACCAACGCGTCAATGGGATTAATGAAATGGAAAAGTAGTGTTGTACCATAAAAATACCATCATATGTTGGGCACAACCGGTAGAGGCTGTAccctttttatatttgaaataattgatttttttatctaattcATAGTATGCCCCTTTAAGTAAAAAGGCCTCACCAAATGTTTGTTCTTCCATCAATTGGTCCAAAGGGTCTGAAGAATTTCTGAAGTTATTTCCACTGAGGAAACCGAAACTTGCTATATCTCATCCTTTGTACTGTATAATCCTGtcacttattttttaattattctcTTCATTCTTCATTTTGGACAAAGCTACGAATTGAAATGTTGACAGATAATTTCAGTTTTGATTTTTCACCCAATCCCcctatttttcagttttctcATGAGACCCATGTTATTGTTGCTTAGATTAGTTACCTCTATGATTGCAGGCTCTTAATAATTGGGGTCTTGGACTACAGGTACTTCCACATTTGACTTCGTGTTGTCTCAGTGCAATTTGTACTTCTTTCCTCTTGAGCTATACTTGCTAGCTGTTTTTTATTAGGTGTATGGATTTGTAATGCAGGAACTGAGTGCAATTGTTCCGGCTCGTGAGAAGCAAACCATCATAAAAACAGCTATAAGTAAGGTACATGcaatttctattattttgtgGGTCATTGACTACTATTGTTGATGATTGCATCTTTTCTAAACTATTGGGTCATTGATACTCCCTTCTGATGTCTTGGCAGTTCCGTGCTGCGATTCAACTGCAATTTGATTTCCATCGTGCAATATACAATCTTGGGACGGTCTTGGTGTGTTTCTTGGCTTCCATAACTCACATAACAATAGACTATTATTGTGtctgtatatatgttgttttaaTGTGGCTGCAATGACTGGCTCAGCCTGAAAATCTTAGCTGATTAAAGTTCTATgataataaaaagaatatatcttctttgtctttttaaatgtcACAGTATGGTTTAGCTGAGGATACAATGAGATCTGGGAAGCCAGGCGTCTCCCCTAGCGAGCTTTACAGTCAGTCTGCTATCTATGTTGCAGCTGCCCATGCACTTAAGCCAAATTACTCGGTACCTATTTTAGTCTACTCTCTCCAATATACATATGGGACATTTTCATAAAATCTCATATATGACTATATCTTCTTTTGTTGTATAATGCAGGTCTACCGCAGTGCTTTGCGATTAGTCCGTTCAATGGTAGGACCCCAATTTTATTTCTTGACAAACTCTTAAATTCATTATTCGTTATATGTCTGCTGTTAGCCAGTAGCAGTTAAGATGTGGCTGTAATAGGCTTGTTTCTTAATTTATTGTCTTAGAATCTACTTAACTGTTTTTGTTAAGCTATTTTCGTCCGGAAGAAAAAATGCCAAAAAATCCTAGGGCTTTGGACCTGGTcaaatttgtctcaagataATGCTCTGATGTTCTTTAGTTGTTAAACATCTTTATTTCAGTACTtggcctcttttttttccaatatgAAGAAAGTAATCTTGTTCTTTCTATAATTCTACATCACGCAGCTGCCTTTGCCTTATCTCAAAGTGGGGTATCTGACTGCTCCTCCAGAAGACACTGCCATTGCACCACATAAAGATTGGGAGAGGTCACAGTTTGTTTTGAACCATGAAGGACTCGAGCAGGTAGTTCTGCCACTGTTCTTTGCACACTTGCTTTAGATATATAAGATTGTCCATTTTGAAGTTAATGCTATCTGCTCTTGTTCTCGGCTGCTTTCATGCTTGCTGAAACTGTTGTGTCGTAAATTGTAGGCTGATGCCTCAGACCAGCCGCCATCACAGTCACCTGGGCATGTGGATAGCAGCAGAAAGCTTTTCAGGATTGTTATTGCAGACATTACCTCTGTGTCAGCATGCGCTGATCTAACACTGCCACCTGGAGCTGGACTTTGCATTAATACTATCCATGGCCCAAAATTCTTGGTAtgcattttaatttgttattgctCATTTGTTCCATTGCAATGGATTACATAGGTTTTCCTTTATCTACAAATggtctcatttttttcttcttttgcttCCTTTGTAAAATGGGTAGCTAAGTACAACTCTATGCTTATCAAGTTAATTTCAAACAACTGAGTGTACAGTTTCAAGTGAGTAACTATTGTTTTGTCACGCTTGTGGCAGGTCGCTGATAACTGGGAGGTCGTTGATAGTTGGCTAGACGCAATACGCCTAGTCTACACCATATTTGCAAGAGGGAGAAGTGATGTTCTTGCTGGCATTATTACTGGCTGATGGCTTATTGCTAGTGAAACTGCCAACGAATATAGGCCAAGAGAATGTAGCatccttatatatattcacttaTATATTCAGTGACACCGATTTTTCTTATAGGACTAGGAGTATATCCCGGAATCTGATATATCTCAGTAGGCGTAGTAACATTTCTTCTTTTAGGTGACGCCAATTTTCGTTT
It encodes the following:
- the LOC102716726 gene encoding protein HLB1-like gives rise to the protein MEEEPASGGAGGVSNGAAEVAVVEEEEPPRSATAKQEEAKAALGAEGSRPFTMRELLVELKEDGEASAGSGGGVRSAFGERNGIGSADGEGSSYSQDSVQQFSSHHDVAMDLINSVTGVDEEGRSRQRILSFAAKRYINAIERNHDDPDAYYNWALVLQESADNVDSNSSSSKDALLEEACKKYAEATRLCPTLYDAYYNWAIAIADRAKMRGRTKEAEELWKQAILNYEKAVQLNWNSPQALNNWGLGLQELSAIVPAREKQTIIKTAISKFRAAIQLQFDFHRAIYNLGTVLYGLAEDTMRSGKPGVSPSELYSQSAIYVAAAHALKPNYSVYRSALRLVRSMLPLPYLKVGYLTAPPEDTAIAPHKDWERSQFVLNHEGLEQADASDQPPSQSPGHVDSSRKLFRIVIADITSVSACADLTLPPGAGLCINTIHGPKFLVADNWEVVDSWLDAIRLVYTIFARGRSDVLAGIITG